A part of Desulfofundulus salinus genomic DNA contains:
- a CDS encoding initiation control protein YabA, with the protein MIKEMEARIQALGSDMQKIKKQIRLLMEENDKLREELARAYGQTGDSTPARGGLKNLWDLYQQGFHICNVHFGRIRTTECLFCEAFWDREREGGR; encoded by the coding sequence ATGATCAAGGAAATGGAAGCCAGGATCCAGGCACTCGGGAGCGACATGCAGAAAATCAAAAAACAGATCCGCCTTTTAATGGAGGAGAATGACAAGTTGCGGGAGGAGTTGGCCAGGGCCTACGGGCAGACCGGTGATAGCACCCCTGCCAGGGGAGGGCTGAAAAACCTGTGGGATCTCTACCAGCAGGGTTTTCATATTTGTAACGTACACTTTGGCCGCATCCGTACGACGGAATGCCTGTTTTGTGAGGCATTTTGGGATAGGGAGCGGGAGGGCGGAAGGTGA
- a CDS encoding PSP1 domain-containing protein, translating to MPYRVVGVRFRRAGKIYYFDPGEYQLNPGDLVIVETARGIENGQVVIGPTEVPDEEVVAPLKKVIRPVTGEDLEKIAANKKKEKRAFQICLEKIAAHGLPMKLVDVEQTFDGNKIIFYFTAEGRVDFRELVRDLAAVFRTRIELRQIGVRDEAKMMGGLGCCGRELCCSTWLCDFASVSIRMAKDQNLSLNPTKISGICGRLMCCLKYENEIYEQVKEEHPEIGARVLTPHGEGRVTAVNIFRKTVMVELKETRLNKEYSFNEVITKTRGDQCASSDRNDQGNGSQDPGTRERHAENQKTDPPFNGGE from the coding sequence ATGCCCTACCGGGTTGTAGGGGTCAGGTTCAGGCGGGCGGGTAAAATCTATTACTTTGACCCCGGGGAATACCAGCTTAATCCCGGCGATCTGGTTATTGTGGAAACGGCCCGCGGTATAGAAAACGGGCAGGTGGTGATCGGGCCCACTGAAGTACCGGACGAAGAGGTGGTGGCGCCTTTAAAAAAGGTCATTCGCCCGGTGACCGGAGAAGACCTGGAAAAGATCGCAGCAAACAAGAAAAAGGAAAAACGGGCTTTTCAGATCTGCCTTGAGAAGATTGCCGCCCACGGTTTACCCATGAAGCTGGTGGACGTGGAACAGACCTTTGACGGCAACAAGATCATCTTTTATTTTACCGCCGAGGGGCGGGTTGATTTTCGGGAACTGGTCAGGGATTTGGCAGCGGTTTTCCGCACTCGCATAGAGCTGCGGCAAATTGGGGTGCGGGATGAAGCCAAGATGATGGGCGGCCTGGGTTGCTGCGGACGGGAATTATGCTGCAGCACCTGGTTGTGCGACTTTGCCTCCGTTTCCATCCGCATGGCCAAGGACCAGAATCTTTCCCTGAATCCCACCAAGATTTCCGGTATTTGCGGGAGGTTGATGTGCTGTCTTAAGTATGAAAATGAGATTTACGAACAGGTTAAGGAGGAACATCCCGAAATTGGCGCCCGGGTGCTGACGCCCCATGGAGAGGGCAGGGTTACGGCCGTAAATATTTTTCGTAAAACCGTGATGGTGGAATTAAAGGAAACCAGGCTCAACAAGGAGTATTCTTTTAACGAGGTAATCACCAAGACGAGAGGTGACCAGTGTGCAAGCTCTGACCGCAATGATCAAGGAAATGGAAGCCAGGATCCAGGCACTCGGGAGCGACATGCAGAAAATCAAAAAACAGATCCGCCTTTTAATGGAGGAGAATGA